Within the Malassezia vespertilionis chromosome 3, complete sequence genome, the region TGTGGCGTCGACCAGCACCTGGAACGGTGTCAAAAGACCGTGGTTAGCACATTCTTGCACGcccatgcgtgcgcgcttctCATCCTCCAACGCACGGAGATTGAAAGGGAATGCACCGGCCTTTTTCTGGATCTCAGAAAATACTTTGCGAGAAGTGGCCATCTTGAGCAAGTACGTCGCATTGGTCTTGCAGTAGATCGAGGTGTGCGAATCGTCCGACTTGCTTTTGCCGTCGGCGCTGGTAGTAACAACAATGTCCACACCATACACCTCGTTCTCCTCGAGCTTGCAAGAATCGGGGCGGGCGGAAGCGTCGCCGTTAAACGCAATCTTTTTCTTGCCAGAAAGGTCGTTCTTGCTAAAGAGGTACGACTGAATGCCGTCAAGACCGCGAATGtcaaagtcgcgcagcgccgcttccacTTGCTTGGAGATATCGCTATTAAGCATGCCCGGCTTCATAAGACGAATGGCAACGTCGCCAGCAATGTGCGCCGCCTTGATGGCATCTGCAGTGCGACCCGTCACAGGCTCCTGCTCGGACGCACCCACAACCATGGTCTCAGCAGTAATTGCAGGGTAGCCATCAATATGGGCACCAAGTTGAATCTTGACAACGTCGCCCTTCTTCAGCTCCGTTTGGGACGCCGGGTCGCtgggaagcggcgcaaagttGCAGACGACATTGTTCACAGAGACGGTGGTGGGAAAAGCAAGACCCTTGCCGATTTTCTTGCCTTTGTACACAGCGGCAGTAGACTCCTCAATAAGCTTGTCGCCAAGCTCGATGATTTGAAGCACCTGCTTACCCTGTAGTGGTTAGACAGCTGCACCGCACGGTCGTTTGACCGTGCACAAACGTACCTCGGTAATCTCGGCAACCACactttgcagcgccttggcggcAATATCACCGGCCGTTTTGTACTGTGGTCAGCGGGTAGTGCACGCACCTTGGTAAGGATCGCGTCAAAGCTCTCGTCACTCATCTCGTCGAAGAAAGAGGCGTGGGGTGCGGGCAGTTCCTTTTAAGTCACGTGTTATCAtccgcgacgtgcgcgctACATCACTATACAGTCTTTTTTGTCCGTGTCGCCTTGCTTGCCTTTGCGCTTCAGCATATTGCGCAGTTTCTGCTTGGCAGAGGTGTCGGTGTCTTGTGCATCATCTGAAAAGGGACCTTGGCGCGTTTGGCTCtcgtgtcgtgcgcgctgcagtgcacgcgcgcgcgtgcgctcttGATCCTGTAATTGCATTGCGTACGCATAGTCGCGGTCGGAAGTGTGTGTACCTTgagcacgcggcgcatactCAACCTGCTCAAAGTCTGTATCGAAAAACATATTTTGCCCGCCTGTAGGATCTTCCAAGCTTTCCCATAAAATGCGATCCTCCATTAAAAATGCGCCGTCGTTGACCAGCGTGAATAGTTCCGGAGTGGCGCTCGTGCCTTCGTCGTTGCGTCTCCTGTAAATTACATTCAAGTGTGAGTTGCGGAACAGCACGGCAAGTTTTCCTGGGACCAGCACCTGTTTGAGCGCTTGAATGCCGTAGGGAGTGAGCTGGGTGGGATTTTCCAATAGGaatgtgcgcagcaaggtGGCTTGCTCCCGGGGCGCAACAGCACCATCCGCTTCGCTCTGTGCAACGATCGTTGCCGCATTGTTATATGTGCCTGCCTCGCCCACAGCTGCGTACGTAGCCCTGTCCTGGGGATTCGGAATCCAGCCGTGGAccagcggcacgccgagcaaTTGGAACAAAGCAAGCTCGCCTGATGCCTCT harbors:
- a CDS encoding methionyl aminopeptidase (MEROPS:MER0064643; EggNog:ENOG503NXK3; COG:J) translates to MSDESFDAILTKYKTAGDIAAKALQSVVAEITEGKQVLQIIELGDKLIEESTAAVYKGKKIGKGLAFPTTVSVNNVVCNFAPLPSDPASQTELKKGDVVKIQLGAHIDGYPAITAETMVVGASEQEPVTGRTADAIKAAHIAGDVAIRLMKPGMLNSDISKQVEAALRDFDIRGLDGIQSYLFSKNDLSGKKKIAFNGDASARPDSCKLEENEVYGVDIVVTTSADGKSKSDDSHTSIYCKTNATYLLKMATSRKVFSEIQKKAGAFPFNLRALEDEKRARMGVQECANHGLLTPFQVLVDATSSAITAQVFFTVAVSPKGAIRLTPTPTWYSPGKVKNDKQVENEEIKTLLASSVRQTKKK